The following are encoded together in the Bubalus kerabau isolate K-KA32 ecotype Philippines breed swamp buffalo chromosome 3, PCC_UOA_SB_1v2, whole genome shotgun sequence genome:
- the GPBAR1 gene encoding G-protein coupled bile acid receptor 1 isoform X1, whose translation MGVSNQRHKHRCPERVRQACLLLLQVSPVPRPKMTSNSTREVPSPVPAGALGLSLALASLIVAANLLLALGIAGDRRLRSPPAGCFFLSLLLAGLLTGLALPALPVLWRQSRRGYWSCLFLYLAPNFCFLSLLANLLLVHGERYMAVLRPLRPRGSMRLALLLTWAAPLLFASLPALGWNHWAPGGNCSSQAVFPAPYLYLEIYGLLLPAVGAAALLSVRVLVTAHHQLQDIRRLERAVCRGAPSALARALTWRQARAQAGATLLFGLCWGPYVATLLLSVLAFEQRPPLGPGTLLSLISLGSASAAAVPVAMGLGDQRYTGPWRVAAQRWLRMLRGRPQSSPGPNTTYHTSSQSSVDLDLN comes from the exons ATGGGTGTGTCTAACCAGAGGCATAAACACCGCTGCCCAGAGAGGGTCAGGCAG GCatgcctgctgctgctccagGTCTCCCCCGTCCCCAGGCCCAAGATGACATCCAACAGCACCAGGGAGGTGCCCAGCCCCGTTcctgcaggggccctggggctcTCTCTGGCCCTGGCAAGCCTCATCGTCGCTGCCAACCTGCTCCTGGCCCTGGGCATCGCCGGGGACCGCCGCCTGCGCAGCCCGCCCGCTGGCTGCTTCTTCCTGAGTCTTCTGCTGGCAGGGCTGCTCACCGGGCTGGCGCTGCCCGCGCTGCCCGTCCTCTGGAGGCAGAGCCGCCGGGGCTACTGGTCCTGCCTCTTCCTCTACTTGGCTCCCAACTTCTGCTTCCTCTCCCTGCTCGCCAACCTCCTGCTGGTGCACGGGGAGCGCTACATGGCCGTGCTGCGGCCCCTGCGGCCCCGCGGGAGCATGCGGCTGGCCCTGCTCCTCACCTGGGCTGCCCCCTTGCTCTTTGCCAGcctgcctgccctgggctggAACCACTGGGCCCCTGGTGGCAACTGCAGCTCCCAGGCCGTCTTCCCAGCCCCCTACCTCTACCTCGAAATCTATGGGCTCCTGCTGCCGGCTGTGGGCGCGGCTGCCCTCCTCTCGGTCCGCGTGCTGGTCACTGCGCACCACCAGCTGCAGGACATCCGCCGGCTGGAGCGGGCCGTGTGCCGCGGGGCGCCCTCGGCCCTGGCCCGAGCCCTCACCTGGCGGCAGGCCAGGGCGCAGGCCGGGGCCACGTTGCTCTTCGGGCTGTGCTGGGGGCCCTATGTGGCCACCCTGCTGCTCTCTGTCCTGGCCTTTGAGCAGCGCCCGCCACTGGGGCCCGGAACTCTGCTGTCCCTCATCTCACTGGGCAGCGCCAGTGCGGCGGCCGTGCCCGTGGCCATGGGGCTGGGTGATCAGCGCTATACAGGCCCCTGGAGGGTGGCCGCCCAGAGGTGGCTCCGGATGCTGCGGGGCAGACCCCAGAGCAGTCCTGGCCCCAACACCACCTACCATACCAGCAGCCAAAGCAGTGTGGACCTTGACTTGAACTAG
- the GPBAR1 gene encoding G-protein coupled bile acid receptor 1 isoform X2, with the protein MTSNSTREVPSPVPAGALGLSLALASLIVAANLLLALGIAGDRRLRSPPAGCFFLSLLLAGLLTGLALPALPVLWRQSRRGYWSCLFLYLAPNFCFLSLLANLLLVHGERYMAVLRPLRPRGSMRLALLLTWAAPLLFASLPALGWNHWAPGGNCSSQAVFPAPYLYLEIYGLLLPAVGAAALLSVRVLVTAHHQLQDIRRLERAVCRGAPSALARALTWRQARAQAGATLLFGLCWGPYVATLLLSVLAFEQRPPLGPGTLLSLISLGSASAAAVPVAMGLGDQRYTGPWRVAAQRWLRMLRGRPQSSPGPNTTYHTSSQSSVDLDLN; encoded by the coding sequence ATGACATCCAACAGCACCAGGGAGGTGCCCAGCCCCGTTcctgcaggggccctggggctcTCTCTGGCCCTGGCAAGCCTCATCGTCGCTGCCAACCTGCTCCTGGCCCTGGGCATCGCCGGGGACCGCCGCCTGCGCAGCCCGCCCGCTGGCTGCTTCTTCCTGAGTCTTCTGCTGGCAGGGCTGCTCACCGGGCTGGCGCTGCCCGCGCTGCCCGTCCTCTGGAGGCAGAGCCGCCGGGGCTACTGGTCCTGCCTCTTCCTCTACTTGGCTCCCAACTTCTGCTTCCTCTCCCTGCTCGCCAACCTCCTGCTGGTGCACGGGGAGCGCTACATGGCCGTGCTGCGGCCCCTGCGGCCCCGCGGGAGCATGCGGCTGGCCCTGCTCCTCACCTGGGCTGCCCCCTTGCTCTTTGCCAGcctgcctgccctgggctggAACCACTGGGCCCCTGGTGGCAACTGCAGCTCCCAGGCCGTCTTCCCAGCCCCCTACCTCTACCTCGAAATCTATGGGCTCCTGCTGCCGGCTGTGGGCGCGGCTGCCCTCCTCTCGGTCCGCGTGCTGGTCACTGCGCACCACCAGCTGCAGGACATCCGCCGGCTGGAGCGGGCCGTGTGCCGCGGGGCGCCCTCGGCCCTGGCCCGAGCCCTCACCTGGCGGCAGGCCAGGGCGCAGGCCGGGGCCACGTTGCTCTTCGGGCTGTGCTGGGGGCCCTATGTGGCCACCCTGCTGCTCTCTGTCCTGGCCTTTGAGCAGCGCCCGCCACTGGGGCCCGGAACTCTGCTGTCCCTCATCTCACTGGGCAGCGCCAGTGCGGCGGCCGTGCCCGTGGCCATGGGGCTGGGTGATCAGCGCTATACAGGCCCCTGGAGGGTGGCCGCCCAGAGGTGGCTCCGGATGCTGCGGGGCAGACCCCAGAGCAGTCCTGGCCCCAACACCACCTACCATACCAGCAGCCAAAGCAGTGTGGACCTTGACTTGAACTAG
- the AAMP gene encoding angio-associated migratory cell protein isoform X1: protein MESESESGAAADTPPLETLSFHGDEEIIEVVELDPGPPDPADDLVQEMEDVDFEEEEEEEGNEEGWVLEPQEGVVGSMEGPDDSEVTFALHSASVFCVSLDPKTNTLAVTGGEDDKAFVWRLSDGELLFECAGHKDSVTCAGFSHDSTLVATGDMSGLLKVWQVDTKEEVWSFEAGDLEWMEWHPRAPVLLAGTADGNTWMWKVPTGDCKTFQGPNCPATCGRVLPDGKRAVVGYEDGTIRIWDLKQGNSIHVLKGTEGHQGPLTCVATNQDGSLILTGSVDCQAKLVSATTGKVVGVFRPETVASQPSLGEGEESESNSVESLGFCSVMPLAAVGYLDGTLAIYDLSTQTLRHQCQHQSGIVQLLWEAGTAVVYTCSLDGIVRLWDARTGRLLTDYRGHTAEILDFALSKDASLVVTTSGDHKAKVFCVQRPDR from the exons ATGGAGTCCGAATCGGAGAGCGGGGCCGCTGCTGACACCCCCCCGTTGGAGACTCTAAGCTTCCATGGTGATGAAGAGATTATCGAGGTGGTAGAACTGGATCCTGGTCCGCCGGACCCGG CAGACGATCTGGTCCAGGAGATGGAAGATGTGGACTtcgaggaagaggaagaagaagagggcaatGAGGAGGGCTGGGTCCTGGAACCCCAGGAAGGGGTGGTCGGCAGCATGGAGGGCCCCGACGACAGCGAGGTCACTTTTGCATTGCATTCTG CATCAGTGTTCTGTGTGAGCCTGGATCCCAAGACCAACACCTTGGCAGTGACAGGAGGTGAAGATgacaaagcctttgtgtggaggCTCAGCGATGGGGAACTGCTCTTTGAGTGTGCAG GCCATAAAGACTCTGTGACTTGTGCTGGTTTCAGCCATGACTCTACCCTAGtggccacaggagacatgagtggtCTCTTAAAAGTGTGGCAGGTGGACACAAAGGAGGAGGTCTGGTCTTTTGAAGCAGGAGATCTAGAG TGGATGGAGTGGCACCCTCGGGCACCTGTCCTCCTGGCGGGCACGGCTGATGGCAACACCTGGATGTGGAAGGTTCCGACTGGTGACTGCAAGACCTTCCAGGGCCCCAACTGCCCGGCCACCTGCGGCCGAGTCCTCCCTGATG GGAAGCGAGCTGTAGTTGGCTATGAAGATGGCACCATCAGGATTTGGGACCTGAAACAGGGAAACTCTATCCACGTACTAAAAG GGACTGAGGGTCACCAGGGCCCTCTGACCTGTGTCGCCACCAACCAGGATGGCAGCCTGATCCTCACTGGCTCGGTGGACTGCCAGGCCAAGCTGGTCAGTGCCACCACTGGCAAG GTGGTGGGCGTTTTCAGACCCGAGACTGTGGCCTCCCAGCCGAgcctgggagaaggggaggagagtgaGTCCAACTCCGTGGAGTCCTTGGGCTTCtgcagtgt GATGCCTCTGGCAGCTGTTGGCTACCTGGATGGGACCTTGGCCATCTATGACCTGTCCACACAGACCCTCAGGCACCAGTGTCAGCACCAG TCGGGCATTGTGCAGCTGCTGTGGGAGGCAGGCACCGCCGTGGTTTACACTTGCAGCCTGGACGGCATCGTGCGCCTCTGGGATGCTCGGACTGGCCGCCTGCTTACTGACTACCGGGGCCACACGGCCGAGATCCTGGACTTTGCCCTCAGCAA AGATGCCTCCTTGGTGGTGACCACGTCAGGAGACCACAAAGCAAAAGTATTTTGTGTCCAGAGACCTGACCGCTAA
- the AAMP gene encoding angio-associated migratory cell protein isoform X2, with product MESESESGAAADTPPLETLSFHGDEEIIEVVELDPGPPDPDDLVQEMEDVDFEEEEEEEGNEEGWVLEPQEGVVGSMEGPDDSEVTFALHSASVFCVSLDPKTNTLAVTGGEDDKAFVWRLSDGELLFECAGHKDSVTCAGFSHDSTLVATGDMSGLLKVWQVDTKEEVWSFEAGDLEWMEWHPRAPVLLAGTADGNTWMWKVPTGDCKTFQGPNCPATCGRVLPDGKRAVVGYEDGTIRIWDLKQGNSIHVLKGTEGHQGPLTCVATNQDGSLILTGSVDCQAKLVSATTGKVVGVFRPETVASQPSLGEGEESESNSVESLGFCSVMPLAAVGYLDGTLAIYDLSTQTLRHQCQHQSGIVQLLWEAGTAVVYTCSLDGIVRLWDARTGRLLTDYRGHTAEILDFALSKDASLVVTTSGDHKAKVFCVQRPDR from the exons ATGGAGTCCGAATCGGAGAGCGGGGCCGCTGCTGACACCCCCCCGTTGGAGACTCTAAGCTTCCATGGTGATGAAGAGATTATCGAGGTGGTAGAACTGGATCCTGGTCCGCCGGACCCGG ACGATCTGGTCCAGGAGATGGAAGATGTGGACTtcgaggaagaggaagaagaagagggcaatGAGGAGGGCTGGGTCCTGGAACCCCAGGAAGGGGTGGTCGGCAGCATGGAGGGCCCCGACGACAGCGAGGTCACTTTTGCATTGCATTCTG CATCAGTGTTCTGTGTGAGCCTGGATCCCAAGACCAACACCTTGGCAGTGACAGGAGGTGAAGATgacaaagcctttgtgtggaggCTCAGCGATGGGGAACTGCTCTTTGAGTGTGCAG GCCATAAAGACTCTGTGACTTGTGCTGGTTTCAGCCATGACTCTACCCTAGtggccacaggagacatgagtggtCTCTTAAAAGTGTGGCAGGTGGACACAAAGGAGGAGGTCTGGTCTTTTGAAGCAGGAGATCTAGAG TGGATGGAGTGGCACCCTCGGGCACCTGTCCTCCTGGCGGGCACGGCTGATGGCAACACCTGGATGTGGAAGGTTCCGACTGGTGACTGCAAGACCTTCCAGGGCCCCAACTGCCCGGCCACCTGCGGCCGAGTCCTCCCTGATG GGAAGCGAGCTGTAGTTGGCTATGAAGATGGCACCATCAGGATTTGGGACCTGAAACAGGGAAACTCTATCCACGTACTAAAAG GGACTGAGGGTCACCAGGGCCCTCTGACCTGTGTCGCCACCAACCAGGATGGCAGCCTGATCCTCACTGGCTCGGTGGACTGCCAGGCCAAGCTGGTCAGTGCCACCACTGGCAAG GTGGTGGGCGTTTTCAGACCCGAGACTGTGGCCTCCCAGCCGAgcctgggagaaggggaggagagtgaGTCCAACTCCGTGGAGTCCTTGGGCTTCtgcagtgt GATGCCTCTGGCAGCTGTTGGCTACCTGGATGGGACCTTGGCCATCTATGACCTGTCCACACAGACCCTCAGGCACCAGTGTCAGCACCAG TCGGGCATTGTGCAGCTGCTGTGGGAGGCAGGCACCGCCGTGGTTTACACTTGCAGCCTGGACGGCATCGTGCGCCTCTGGGATGCTCGGACTGGCCGCCTGCTTACTGACTACCGGGGCCACACGGCCGAGATCCTGGACTTTGCCCTCAGCAA AGATGCCTCCTTGGTGGTGACCACGTCAGGAGACCACAAAGCAAAAGTATTTTGTGTCCAGAGACCTGACCGCTAA
- the LOC129646758 gene encoding probable hydrolase PNKD, whose product MAAVVAATALKGRGARNARVLRGILSGATANKASQNRSRALQSHSSPECKEEPEPLSPELEYIPRKRGKNPMKAVGLAWAIGFPCGILLFILTKREVDKDRLKQMKARQNMRASNTGEYESQRFRASSRHAPSPEAGSGVQS is encoded by the exons ATGGCGGCGGTGGTAGCTGCTACGGCGCTGAAGGGCCGGGGGGCGAGAAATGCCCGCGTCCTCCGGG GGATTCTCTCAGGAGCCACTGCTAACAAGGCTTCCCAGAACAGGAGTCGGGCACTGCAAAGCCACAGCTCCCCAGAGTGCAAGGAGGAGCCTGAGCCCCTCTCCCCTGAGCTGGAATACATCCCCAGAAAGAGGGGCAAGAACCCCATGAAAGCTGTGGGACTAGCCTG GGCCATCGGCTTCCCCTGTGGTATCCTCCTCTTCATCCTCACCAAGCGGGAAGTGGACAAGGACCGTTTGAAGCAGATGAAGGCTCGGCAGAACATGCGGGCATCCAACACGGGCGAGTATGAGAGCCAGAGGTTCAGGGCCTCCTCCCGTCATGCCCCATCTCCTGAAGCTGGGTCGGGGGTGCAGTCCTGA